The following coding sequences lie in one Arachis hypogaea cultivar Tifrunner chromosome 4, arahy.Tifrunner.gnm2.J5K5, whole genome shotgun sequence genomic window:
- the LOC112798329 gene encoding RAF-like serine/threonine-protein kinase PRAF yields the protein MCSHGGKVLPRPSDGLLKYVGGETRVVSVPRNVTFHELMKKLHGMIEGGESMVLKYQLVPEDLDTLVSVRNDEDLKHMIDEHDRHEVGGAPMLRTFMCPSKPLLVVDKDNQGTSGTEPYPLEQRYIDAINGFQRISPRSRPSPIRAAFNAPSACSSPKSNSPDGHTTDLVHESPPFHGHILVSV from the exons ATGTGCAGCCATGGTGGCAAGGTTCTTCCCCGTCCCTCCGATGGCCTCCTCAAGTACGTCGGCGGCGAGACTCGCGTCGTTTCTGTCCCTAGGAACGTCACTTTCCACG aGTTGATGAAGAAGCTGCATGGAATGATCGAAGGAGGAGAAAGCATGGTGCTAAAGTATCAGCTGGTGCCGGAAGATCTGGACACACTGGTATCGGTGAGGAACGACGAGGATCTAAAGCATATGATTGACGAGCATGACCGTCACGAAGTTGGAGGAGCTCCCATGCTGCGGACATTCATGTGCCCGTCGAAGCCGCTTTTGGTGGTGGACAAAGATAACCAAGGAACATCAGGGACTGAGCCCTACCCCTTGGAGCAGCGCTACATTGATGCCATTAACGGCTTCCAGCGCATAAGCCCAAGGTCAAGGCCTAGTCCAATTAGGGCTGCATTCAACGCCCCCTCTGCCTGTTCATCCCCCAAATCCAACTCCCCAGACGGTCACACCACGGATCTGGTCCACGAATCGCCGCCCTTCCACGGCCACATTCTCGTCTCGGTCTAG